caggactttggctaggccactccaaagtcttcattttgtttttcttcagccatttggtggtggacttgctggtgtgtttaggattattgttctgctgcagaacccaagttcgtttcagcttgagtacacaaacagatggtcagacattctccttcaggatctcttggtagacagcagaattcatagttccttttatcacggcaagtgataatgattaattaattgttcctgaatttctttgggcctcgacatgatgtgtagcttttaaggatcttctggtggaccttactgtgtcaagcagctcctatttaagtgatgccttgattgtgaacaggtgtggcaataatcaggcctgggtgtggctagagaaattgaaatcaggtgtggacaaccacagttatagtatgttttaacaaggggggaaatcactttttcacacagagccatgatggtttggattttttttcacctttaataataaacaccttcatttacaaattgcattttgtgtttacttgtgttgtccttgactattgtttaaattggtttgatgttccgaaacacttaagtgtgacaaacatgcaaaggaacaggaaatgaggaagggggcaaacactttttcacaccactgtattatGTTTCTCAACAGGGCATTaagaaaatttaattttagGTCTGCTTTCATCCTTGCTTAACCACACAgtatttaatataattatttcCATCGGATGGGATTGAGGAAGATTCATGAGTATTCATCTTTAAACTTCATGTCTGTAGCGGTTTAAGAGTTTATGGTGAGTGAAACAACCCGTGATTTCATCTACAgccaacattgtttttgtaagaGAAGTTTTCCTCTTATTTACTGTGTTGATCTGTGTCATCTTCTGTCAACTCTGTTGGCAGAGAAACTTGacaatgtaaataattaaacattaaattaaagatAATCACTTATgtggtgaaaataaaaatggattacatgagttatttttaaacagttttatttgttgaacattaagacatactgtatatatacacaatcatatgactttttatcaaaataGAATTTACAACCTAAACCTCTTTGGTtttcattatgaaaataatatataagGCACATGGGGAGCATTTTGCATTTCAACAAAGACGTATTGAGTAACAGATGTTTGTGAGGTTTACAGACGCTGGATTGTCCGCATGCTCTCACCAATGATCTACTGATAGCATGAGTGAGCTAGTTTTTATGCCAACCATGTTGACGTGAGCAGCATAAGCATTTCCACAAGCAAACTAAACaggaatatttatttttgtaagctTTATAGAGTCttgattaacaaaaataatctatTATATAATACCACCTATATTACACAATACCATACAAACATAACAAATCCTCAAACATAAAATGAATGccattaaaagaaagacaacagaaggTTAAAGCAAGTACAGTTCATTTTGCTTAAATTCAAACAATGCAGCTGGTGTTGTGATATTTTCCTGAGTGCAAAGGAAAAAAGGACAGGAAGTAGAGAGTTTTACATGAAATAATGACAAGGACGCAGCAATGCAAAATGTAAATCTGACTAAGTTCTCAAAAGACCTTTTTGTAGTGTTCAGCTGGAAACAGGTGCACATAGCTTCATACCATCCATTtggtaaaataacaaatgtttcTTGCTAGAACAGCATCATTTAACACTTAAAATGCACCAAATCTGAAAATTACTGCTGAACTAAAGCCAGGCGGGAGTTTAAATCTCTTAATAAATTTAGAAGTAAAACAAAAGCAGATTTGGCCTCAACATGTACATGACTGAAAATAATATGCGgtgaatacaaaaatgtttcaagCTGTCGAGCTAAAACATTACAGTAAGTAGCCAAGCTGCAACATTACAGCTCTGATTCCAACGAACTTTACATGCAATGAGCCGTTTGACCAGTAGGGAGAAGCAAGGGATCAGAGGTGGGTCTGGTGTTGTTTTGACTGTTGAACAGCATGAACAAGCTTTTCCACTTTAGTATTCATACATTCAGTATATGGTAAATTACTACATTTCAGTCCTTCTGTAACAAATTGTAAAGCTGTTAATGAACAATTAGCTTTTGAGCAACTACCCAAAATACTGGCAAGAACATAACCTCTGCCCATCATGTGGCCCTTTGTGGTATGATGAAGTGATATTTTTACTGAGTAAAAGCCTACTAACAAGACTATTACTATTGTAAACCCTCTGCTTGCTCTGGGTTTCACCACAGAGCTCAAAGTGCGGTAATATTAAACTGAGATGTTAAAAATTTCCAACAAAATATAAACCGTAATTCTGGCACAACTCTGTATtacaacacagcacagaatgTCAGAGAAAGTCAATATAGGAGGGACAACTGTAAGAAAAAGACCATGaggctaaaataaaataaaaaactaaactgataGATATCAAAATATCAAGTTAGTGTAGCTATTAGCCAGGAGcatttttcaatgtaaatgaaTGGGTTGTGCCAAATATCGGCTTTGGCATTCCTGGCACTCACAAGCGTGCATGCAGCCTTCTGTCCCTGTTCCTCCACTATTAGCAGTCAATGATGCTGACATTGGCCCTAGTCTCAAGCTCATAAACAGAGCTAACCTCAGCAGAAATTACAGGAGAAGGCCTTTTGTGTTTCAGCACCGTTACCACAGGCAAACTAATGTTTGGCGTATTCTGCTGTACAGTAACACAGAGGCAGGATACTGCATCTCATTAATCTCTTACTTTACAAATCGTTTTTTCCTTGTTCCACTACACCAGCTAGACATGCTGTAAAAACTCCCAACTATGGAGAGTTTAAAGAAAGAGTTACTAGGTAAAGCAATGACAGCATGGTTCTGCTCCTTGTTGGGGAGTAATGAGATGCAGAACTACGTCCATAGGACCTGAAAACACATGTGTGCCTCCTCACCAAACTCAATAAACCCACTGCTCTGGCTTGAATTAGCTGGTACTGTAAGCATTTAGCCTCTGGACACTGTATCATCTCTCTTTCATAAGTTGAATCAATTTGAGGTTTAAGGTTGATATAGTAACAACGAGAGGGAAGGACATATTTTTTCAGACTCCGTCACAAAGGCTTGACTTAATGAGGCACTAGGTCTACTGTTTGTTCTGTGTGCGGTTCAAATAATGATATGGCACGTAACCAAAAGCTTTCCGACACAAAAAGACAACGTGTGCTCCATTGATACTTTAATTCTACTGTTCAAACAAAGTTGTTGGTGATGCATATTTTAAAGCTGTGTTAAGCAATTTTTTAACCACAAACCAAACTGACATAAGTTGTTATGGCTAACGTCTGTGCGTACTCACACATTCAGCAGACACAGGGGAATATTATCATCCCAAAGGTCACCTGAAAAACACAAGTGCTGTATTCACTTTTTCTTCTAGCCTTGATTAACCAAATCCTGAGTAGAATATCTGTGTCTCCAGCTCGCCAAATGGTTGACTTACTTTGGATAGAAGTTAGCGTACAGTCAGCATGACCAAGTATGCAGGCTGATAACCTAAAGTAAGCTTAAAGCAGCTAACATCTATGTGGAGTAGGGTGTTAATtccataaaagaaaatattgtaattaatATAATTGAATCCATTTACTTTCTTTGATTACCTCTCAGGGGATTCAGTACTATGAAGGACTCTTTGACAttacaattgttttaatttgttatatGAAATATACAGCTTAATGCTggtttaaattattataaaatgcgGACGACTGCTTGGTTCCGTCGCCAGgatagacaaaaacatttatatactATTCTTTTACTACGCGACTTCTTTGAATTTATTGCATTCATCCATTCTCTAGTTGGAAAACAAGCATGACCTTGCTTCCACTGTAACATTTACACAccatcttctctttttctctctctccctctgcttttCTTACCACTATAATACTGTCAGCTTGGCTGTCCAGCAGCCCTCACTACTATTAGTACAATAAAAGCATTGTGGCAGTCATCTAAAGTCTAAATGGTCCAAGGCCACTTATTTAAACAGGTTACAGCATCTTAGTAGGGACGTACATTTTCTTGATCTGAGTAATAAACTACTCCTCTGCTGGTCACAGGACTGAGCTGTTTGGTTTCTCGCTTGTGCAatgtacaaaatacaaacaaagctATTGAGAGACACTGAGCTCTGATGGGAGCACAATACAAGCTAAGCTCTCCACTGTGGCAGCAGGTCTACACCCCGGGGCTCAAATAGTAGAAGTCACTCTGCCATGAGTGGTAACTGCACTGGCCTGGTTTGTTTCAAAGCTTCAGATGAATGCTTGAAATATATAAGTAAACTAAGTCCACAACCAGAGCTTGAAAGGAATAAAACAAGCCAGCTGTGTGTCATCAAGATGTGCCAGCAGGTTACAGTATGGACATGTTTTCAGGTTGGTGAGGATGTGCCTGTGAGTGTGGAATGGGCCCTCCCAGTGATCCAAGTGTGTCCACCTTGTGTTCTCTCCCTGCAAGTCCCAGGTTCCCTCTAGCCAGCACCACCATGGTATCTGATGACATGCCGGCAAATTCCAAGGCAAATGTTCCGTAAAACAGCATGATGATGACGCAGAACACCCATTCAAAAATTGCTGATGCGTGTTGAAGGACGAAACTTTCCTGACAGAAAAATACACCACCTGAAAACATGGTCAAGGAAAACTACAGCAAAGCAGTGAGAAAGCATGTTCTcacaatacagtacatgtcacagggcagtggtggcctaaagtTTAGGGAGCAAGTTGGTGAGCATCGGTTCAATCCTCGGAACAACAGAATAAAATCTGGGCAAGTGAAAGAGCAAgacccttaaccctaaccaatccAGTGGGCAGCCAAACAGATTGTGGCTGTAGTCACAATACTCCTCCTAAAAAGAAACTAAGAAAGCTGTTAACTGAAACCAGGTTAGCTGTTTCCAATCTggctgcagcttcatatttTCCCGTACACACATGAGTGTGGTATCAATTTACTCATCTAACTATCAGCAGAAAGCAACTAAGAATATTTCTCAGAATGTCACAGCATTGACTGTAGGGATGCAGCCGTTAACCAGTTTCTCTATTAACTGAGTGTTAACTGACCCAGTGTACACACGTGCAGTTCTTATTAGATATTGACAACATTAATGTTCGTGTTAGTGGCTCTTCGTGGTGGGATAACTTACTGCTGCAATTTTTTAACGTTACAAAGTTGGCAAACACcaggaaaacacagagcagatcTAGCCCCCGACGTCAGGACAGCTGCAGCCGCAACGGGGGATTCAACCCAAGCTGGTACGCTTGCTAGCGACTTGATTGTTtgttaactttgtttttaagCGTTTGTTAGCTTGTTACCGTAACCAgttagttaacgttagcttgtcTAATGTTGACGCTAACGAGTCAGTGAGCAAGCTGACAATAGCGTTATGTTCGTACGAGTCAAAACTCAACAACAGCTCAAACATGTCATCGACGTTACCACTTGATGTTACTTAATAACTCATCTTCATTCCCTGTGGGACAAAAAGGTTGCAAAGAGATCTCTCCATCACACTTATTCCTTGGCAACATGCTGCACATCTCCCTGTGACAGGTGCATCTTTTCTAACAGCTCCTTCATCTTTAAGACACAAAAGCTAGCAAGACCCAAAAGGGCCAACTTCTTCTTAAGAAGGACAGCACTATTGTTGCCCGGTTGTTGCCCACTTGGCCTTTGTTTGTGGTGTGACTGATTCACCTCTAGTCTATAATCTTATCagatgaatttaaataaaaaggttgagGATTGATCATATaataattttcaaaacattaaaaactgttaGTGTGTTATTTCTCTTTCAAAGAGCagcaataaataacacaaacatctAGTGTTCATGTGATTTCATACATTAGcaatgaaattaattaatgcATCATAATCGTGATAATCGTGAAACCatgattatttttcagattaaaaaTCGTACCAACAACAACTATAATCGTTGCATCCCTAATTGACTGCAACAGATCTGTTGGACGTGTCCTCTGCGATGTCCATTCAAATCGTTGAATCTATTCTttgaatcagctttattggccaAGTAAGTGTATACACTCTCATGTATAGCTGTACAAAGGGCCCGTAACATGAAAGAAAGGATTTAACATTGAATACTGGAGGGAAACTGTAGTTGTGATATAATGTGGAGGGGATGTCTATTTCCTCAATCAGGCTGGCGGCACTACGCTCTATTCTAAAGCACTTGACAGCCTCGAATACTGCCATCTGTTAATGGCGGTAAAGGATACTGAGCACCAAGGCTCCGAAGGCCAGCAGGGTCATGCAGAGCCGGAGGTGGGCCATGTTGTACTCCCCCTGAGTCTTGGCCAGTCGGTAAGTCAGTGCTGACTGCAGGCACACAAACAGCATACTGGTGGGGAAGGCGATGCCTGCTCCGACATAGTGGAGAACTTTGGCATTATCCACCTGTCATataaagaaaggaaggaaaaaggagAGGGTAGGGGAAAAACAGGGGTttagtagaaacacaaaacctGCAGTATAGCAGTTGAcattattgaaaaagaaaacaccacgtGGGAGCGATCAGAAGAGGGCAACATCAGACAGCTCCGACATCAAACTGTTGGGTCTGATAATTCATTGTTGTATAATACTTTGTTCAAAGCCTCTTAGAACTTCTTTTAGTTGGGAACCAAGAAAGAATAAGTGAAAACCAAAAGGTGGTACATAGTCAACTACAGCAGCCAGCAACACCACAGAGCACCTCCTTTTCCGTGCTGGTCACAAGAACCATAAGAAACAATACACAAAAGAGCTGCTCATGAGCATGTGACCACAGCTCccgctgcaacacacacacacacagctcagatGTACTGATTAGAACAGATTCAATGGAGCATTGATCATAGCTAGAAACAGATCTCCAAGGACCGGACTAATTTAGACAGATGACAAATAAATGCTTTTCTTGGCAGATGCTGAATGGTATAAACCTTGTGTTTGGAATAACAATCTTCCTCTGTTCCACGTAACCTTTAGGGATCATTAGAGCAATAGCCTAGAAGTTATTTAGATTTGGCTTCTAAGGCCCGGCAAGTACAGACTGAACATTCTTGTGCAGTAGTCTAATCCCGGAAGTGACAACCTGAAATTTCCAGACAGTTCAATAGtaaaagcacacacagacacacacacacacacacacacacacacacacacacacacacacacacacacacacacacacacacacacacaccttatgcTTTGTTCTCTTGGCGACTTGATTTaaatgatgtgatgtgtttCCTTGTGTCCCAGATTCTATCACTAATTGCAGTCATTTACACTTGATGGCAATAAACCTTTGctgtttttactttatgtatgttttcacactttatacagtatgtgctaaACAAAGGCAAAGGTAAGGGCAATGGAAAAATTATTGGTAGTGAGAGCAGTGAGGTGGACTGAAATGGGGCAGCAGAAGCAGTAAGAAACAAGAAACAGGGGAGCCATATGGGGGAAGCTCTCATTACGGCTGCAAGTGTTCACCAGAAATTACATATTTCTGAGCATCTGCCTTCATCTTTCACTGCTGAAATGTTCTGCAGCTAAAAGTCGCCAGAGTGTGTGCCTACAtctgtcatatttttttaaatgttggtgcCACATTTCAATTATCAGTTCTCCTATATTATCATTCTTTGACATGACCCTTTGCATTATCTGTCcatgaaattgtttttgctGTAAAGGGATTCTGAATATGTGTATGCCTCATTGATGAATTATCTAAAATACattcttttaatgtgtgttgCACAGGGACATCACTAGGATTGAAAGACAGGGGGTGCTTAGCCCCCAGGGtatttgtaaattgtgtttgcACAATCTTTGCACTCACATCTTTTGTTACTGTATTAGAGCCACACTTATGTCAACAACCAGTCAACAAACCAAGATGTTAACAAGTAAAAAGGGGCGGGCATCGTCTTCttccatttttactttgttCAACAAAGGTTACTGTAATGTTAGCTTTTAGACACATTAAagctgcgggggggggggggactttgttCCTGATGAGTTCTTCTGTAACCATTGACTTAATAAATGCTAACTTTCCACTCATGTCAATGTATGATAAAGTAATAGCATATTATAtctacagaaagaaaaagcaaaaaatagtCATCACTGCACACTTTATCATGTAAGCTATTGATACAGATTCTATTTAAAGTAGCTAATGTGTAAATACCATAACTTGATGGCAGAAAGAATAAAAGATTTGGAGTAATAATCAGTATATatgatattatatataaatatttaatgtgtacTGTTTGTAGGAttgctttacttttattttcacatagGCATCTGTTGGCATGTGTTCTTCTTTAGCTTACATTTAGGTAAcatctacatatttatttaatttatcacagccagtaaaacaaagaaagttGAACAGGTTAGAATATagctatccatccatccatccatcttcgaccgcttatccggtatcgggtcgcgggggcagcagctccagcaggggacccNNNNNNNNNNNNNNNNNNNNNNNNNNNNNNNNNNNNNNNNNNNNNNNNNNNNNNNNNNNNNNNNNNNNNNNNNNNNNNNNNNNNNNNNNNNNNNNNNNNNataaatataattaaataatttagtttaggctCTGCATAGTGCCTAGACCTACCAACAAATgtattgtggaaaaaaaaacaatcctcaGACAGAAAACATAGCTGAAGGTAGGcaggtaattaaaaacaaatttcaattttaCTCTGTATCACTTTGTGTAATCAATCTTCCTTTCACCATTAGCACCATTAGTTACTTGCATCGCTCCGGTCTGCAATGCTCTAAAAACTGTGTCTAACTTTGgacttttttgcaatttttttgtcactggaTATACATCATTTGTTGGGTCTATATGAATGAGGATACAGTTCTTGATAAATcaaattgttattgtttttcttcgTATCATTTAGGGGTGCTTAGGAACATTTTGAGATAGCTTCAGAGGCCTAATGACGTCCCTGGTGCTGCATTTTGAAAGATTGTATCCTACAGCGATACAGAAAGTTAAAAGTGTGCAGGGTAATAAGGGGTGTGAGGATGCACATGTGGGAACAAGTCCAACTGACTTCCagcttttctttcacttttcactttCTGGGAACTGAAacacatgaaatgaaatgaaactcTATTGACTTGTAAACGTTTACAACACACCTACTGGTCCAAAAGCCTGACAAAATATGTAACAGAAAGTGTCACCACCACCTCCTATTGCAAAAGCACTTACACAGACCAGCTTGGCAACGTACAAAAAGGGGATCCTGAATAAAGgcctttaatacatttatttacttatggGCAAAAAccttaaaacataattattcaCCTGAGCCATCATCATGCACATGTTACATGCTTTCAACGTTTTCCCATGACTacttaaaagtattaaaatgaaatattaaaatttttTGCATTGGACTCAGTGATTCCAATCTTTTATAATATTAAACTACGTAATCTTATTCAAAGGAAAGCCTTGTTTAGCTTTTTGTTAGCCTATTCTCTCTGAAGAGCACCTGTTTGCTTTTATGACAAAGATGCTGCACATGTCAACAACCccaacttttttgtcatacaagATCCACTAATTACATTCTTTAATACCGTTACTTTTACCTCAGAGACAAAACGTCACTGCTATAACATACTTAATCAGTAGTCATGAGAAGGGTATCATATGGGAGAGGTCAAACAAGGGAAATAGCTAAATTAAATAGAATCTGAAACTTAGctattaaatattgttattaagattattaaataaatacatatacacacaactcATTGTAACAAGTAGGTACTAGAGACACTCAGATTTCATGTACCACATGGCTGAAATATCATTGTCCAGTAGGATGCAATTGTCGCATTGCAGGCATCAACGCTGACGCTGACAGGACCTTTGGATGCAGTTGCTACAGCATTAACAAGGCAACAAGGCTCGGCTGATAGTGGGTATCATCTGTAAAGGAGCATGCAGGTTTAGCAGTCCAGACCACTTTTCTGCTCATTTCTCTGCTTCTCCTGAAGGCAGCTTTCAACCTAGCCATGCCACTCTCATGGTGTGGCAGTGCTTTTCCATCATCTATTTAGCTTCTCTACCCAAACCATCAGACCGTCGGACAGTAAAAAGCCCCAGTGGCCACACCACAATGGTGCCGCCAAAGCTTTACGTAACACGGTTACAAACTGAAGCAGTTGCTACAACACAGTATGGTGCCATGTGTTGTGTTACAGGTGCTTTCTCGGTTTGATGTGTCGTGTTCATCCGATCTTGGCTGCTGTTATCTTCCCCGATTACAACTTGTTTGTAGTGTTTGCCAGGGGATGCTCTGTCCTTAGGTCTGTACAGCATTTTGCCAGCAGAATTTCTATTCCGTCATGTGGCTTAAACAATTTATTCACCAACTCTATTTCCATCCCACTGGAATGTCCCAGACTATAAGAGATGCGATATCTCTGAACAAGTGGCTATGTTGAGGCCTGTGATTGGTTATAGATGGGGCCTCTGCTACACACATCCTGTCTGCCCAGCTCCTCTCCATGCACGGCCAGACTTGATGACTCACTTGCTCCTGGCTCTTCCCGTAAAATTCAACCTAGTTCTGCAGAGCAGAGGCCCCGAAAGAGAAGCGGGAAGAAGGTGGAAACAACCTTCTCAtacttaaccctaaccctaactgtCAATGCAGTTTCTGACaaatcttcttcttcctcttcctcatcacaCGTGAACTTTCAGACATAAATTGTTTGACTAAGATGTCATCCACAGAGAACTAGAAAATGTGCATCTCTATCACACCTGATACACACAGAATCAGCACAGTCCCATCCTCTCTCCACTCATGTTTCAACAAAGAAGAACATGGTAAGTCATACCTACATGTGTAGGACAAACATACATGAAAGTGGAAATCTCCCTGTAGTCACTTCTCCTAAATAACCAGGCCATCTTAAACCAACGAATCCTAAGCACATAAAGCAAGACTATTTGGGAGGAGAGGACGTAGGGCCAAGTGTTCAACACATCAAAGTATCAAATGTTTCAAAAGCTTATGAAAGCTTTAAAGCTGTTGGATTCTTACATGGTGGAAATTGTCTACTGAAAACATGCTGAGAATGAGAATGGACAATCTACTTTATAATGAAACGTGTTTCCATTCCAAATATAAGCTTTTAGCACTGCAGATATTTTACAaatagggccctattttaacgatctaagtgcACTGCGTAAAGCGCAtggtgcaggtgcgtttaggaCATTTTTaggatatatttatttaattttttaggaCATAGTTTAAcggcagaaaaaaaggtcagtgcaccggcgcatggttcaaaggatttgtacttagtgtcttcttTAATtcacaggtgtgttttgggcatagcaataaaccaatcagagtgtcatttcccattccctttaaaaggtTTGTAGCGTGGCACATTGCTATTgtggatttgcaccgtaatatttttatttttaatcttttgtatgtatgtgtgctgctgcgcttccctgtgcgtgtgtaacaagcatagtgtgctgGAAATGTGCACAACGGTAGGCACATTGTaataatgcgctgttaaaataacaataaaattcTGCGTTACTGACATTAGacaaggtttttgttggtcaatggccttaacacacctccctgtaagacgaccacgcccatgggcgcaaagatgggcacaggtgtatttgctttttaaacGACATGGGCGCAGGACAGGGAATTAACAACTATGTTATACTATGTAAAACAACTAACAAAGACACTTGCACGCTGCACTGGGAGCAAGCTAGGgcccataatttaaaaaaggagtaTTTTGGAGGTCAAAAAGGCCAATATCCATTCCAAGTAAGTCAcatgttttcaacttttaaaacaacattcaacTTAATAGGATGTAAGaacacaaaaagcaacaaatcctCACATCGAAGAAACTGAAGCAAGAGAATTTCTTGCCGGTTTTGCCTGAAAAATTCCAGatgaatcaattatcaaaataattgtagATTCCTTTTTAACTCTCTCATATATATGCATGCAAACACTTGGgatacttttacttattttctaTTTCCCTTGTGaagttgtgtttattttctgccattactttgttgcattttatcTGTTAGATGAGGGTAAACTGGATCCTCGTACCTGGAAGTTGCCCACCATGATGAGTCCAGCAGCACAGATCCAGCCTGTGGAGAGACTCGCCGTGTTAAGAACACAATTTTCGTGCTTCTCAATGACGTGGGCATAGCGGAGAAGCACAATCACCATAACTACAGAacgagagagaaataaaaagacagagaagatgAATTAGTTATTGGTGGTTCTGATGACTGTTCAGCAGCAATTGCTGAAGAAAAGAAGGCGTTACACTTATTCTGGAAAAGTAACCTGCACACTGTTGGTATTGTGTGTTGTTATTTCAGTGCTGGCTGGCTTCAATTTGattcaaacactcacacacttcacacagccaaaaaacacaagacttccTTGGAAGCTGGTTAAAAATCACACAAAGAATTTCTCTGCCCAACAAGTGGGAATATGAGAAGCAG
This portion of the Etheostoma cragini isolate CJK2018 chromosome 17, CSU_Ecrag_1.0, whole genome shotgun sequence genome encodes:
- the zgc:154058 gene encoding transmembrane protein 150A isoform X1 encodes the protein MSPWMVLPVSLPVLTITGIWVVYAMALYNQHVCPVDNWLYNQSCEEDLYLQSGPTLCCTLDNVPLISKCGTLPPESCFFSLICSTGSFMVMVIVLLRYAHVIEKHENCVLNTASLSTGWICAAGLIMVGNFQVDNAKVLHYVGAGIAFPTSMLFVCLQSALTYRLAKTQGEYNMAHLRLCMTLLAFGALVLSGVFFCQESFVLQHASAIFEWVFCVIIMLFYGTFALEFAGMSSDTMVVLARGNLGLAGREHKVDTLGSLGGPIPHSQAHPHQPENMSIL